The following are encoded in a window of Geotrypetes seraphini chromosome 5, aGeoSer1.1, whole genome shotgun sequence genomic DNA:
- the FEV gene encoding protein FEV, with translation MNCITWEGTNGEFKLIDPDEVARRWGERKSKPNMNYDKLSRALRYYYDKNIMTKVHGKRYAYKFDFHGLAQVCQPATAAEHALYKFQGNLAPLPFPSMPKLNLMTSGVSPTSFSYWPGSTPALYPSHGLQPAAPFSTVAASHMNTISNMTSHYH, from the coding sequence ATGAACTGCATTACCTGGGAGGGCACCAATGGCGAATTTAAACTCATTGACCCAGATGAGGTGGCCCGGCGTTGGGGCGAGCGAAAGAGCAAGCCTAACATGAACTATGATAAGCTGAGCCGTGCTCTGCGTTACTATTACGACAAAAACATCATGACCAAGGTGCATGGCAAGCGCTATGCCTACAAGTTTGACTTCCATGGCCTGGCACAGGTGTGCCAGCCAGCCACCGCTGCCGAACATGCTCTCTACAAATTCCAAGGAAATCTGGCACCACTGCCTTTCCCTAGTATGCCCAAACTGAATCTCATGACCTCTGGGGTTTCTCCAACTAGCTTCTCCTATTGGCCAGGATCCACTCCTGCCCTATACCCTAGCCATGGGCTGCAGCCCGCTGCCCCCTTCAGTACTGTGGCTGCATCTCACATGAACACAATCAGTAACATGACCAGTCACTACCATTAA